Proteins found in one Geomonas subterranea genomic segment:
- a CDS encoding electron transfer flavoprotein subunit alpha: MTDVVKPPKKPRGKARLLENKCIACGARCQSACPVDAIQMNDAGEPIVDASRCIGCVKCVKVCPVQALEMAFTPEELRILQELAAASGGVEPTEEDAEEAALRKKLAAYSGVWVFVEQTEGEAAKVSWELLGKGKELAQARKAPLCAVVMGEGVEKLCDQAFGYGAEKVYLMDAPVLRHYRTEAYQKSLCALVEKYKPEVILMGATGLGRDLAGVVATVMATGLTADCTGLSIDDKGNLMQTRPAFGGNIMATIVCDKFRPQMSTVRPHVMPMPEFDPQAKGEIVRETVPVAEDQVLVKVLDILMDGGGSKVDIAGAEFIISGGRGMMAKENFSMLEDLAEVLGGVVGASRSAVDAGWMPPDRQVGQTGKTVRPKVYIACGISGAIQHLVGMQDSDVVIAINRDPEAPIFEVASYGLVGDLFKIIPALTSKLRALKAARSKA, from the coding sequence ATGACCGATGTTGTGAAACCGCCCAAGAAACCGCGCGGCAAGGCAAGGCTTTTGGAAAACAAGTGCATCGCCTGCGGGGCCCGCTGCCAGAGCGCCTGCCCGGTCGACGCCATCCAGATGAACGACGCGGGTGAGCCGATCGTCGACGCCTCGCGCTGTATCGGCTGCGTAAAGTGCGTCAAGGTCTGCCCGGTGCAGGCGCTGGAGATGGCCTTCACCCCGGAGGAGCTGCGCATCCTGCAGGAACTGGCCGCAGCCTCCGGCGGCGTGGAGCCCACCGAGGAAGACGCCGAGGAGGCCGCGCTCAGGAAGAAGCTCGCCGCCTATTCCGGCGTGTGGGTCTTCGTGGAGCAGACCGAGGGCGAGGCCGCCAAGGTCTCGTGGGAACTGCTGGGGAAAGGAAAGGAGCTGGCGCAGGCGAGGAAGGCTCCGCTGTGCGCCGTGGTGATGGGGGAGGGGGTGGAGAAGCTCTGCGACCAGGCCTTCGGCTACGGCGCCGAGAAGGTCTACCTCATGGACGCGCCGGTATTGCGCCACTACCGCACCGAGGCGTACCAGAAGAGCCTGTGCGCCCTGGTCGAGAAGTACAAGCCGGAGGTGATCCTTATGGGCGCCACCGGTCTCGGGCGCGACCTGGCCGGCGTGGTCGCGACCGTGATGGCCACCGGGCTCACCGCGGACTGCACCGGGCTCTCCATCGATGACAAGGGGAACCTGATGCAGACCCGCCCCGCGTTCGGCGGCAACATCATGGCCACCATCGTCTGTGACAAGTTCCGTCCCCAGATGTCCACGGTGCGCCCGCACGTGATGCCCATGCCGGAGTTCGACCCGCAGGCCAAAGGCGAGATCGTCCGGGAGACGGTGCCGGTGGCCGAGGACCAGGTCCTGGTCAAGGTGCTGGACATCCTGATGGACGGCGGCGGCTCCAAGGTCGACATCGCCGGCGCCGAGTTCATCATCTCGGGGGGGCGCGGCATGATGGCCAAGGAGAACTTCTCCATGCTCGAGGACCTGGCCGAGGTACTGGGCGGGGTGGTGGGCGCGTCGAGGAGCGCCGTCGACGCCGGGTGGATGCCTCCGGACCGCCAGGTGGGGCAGACCGGGAAGACGGTGCGCCCCAAGGTGTACATCGCCTGCGGCATTTCCGGCGCCATTCAGCACCTGGTCGGCATGCAGGACTCCGACGTGGTGATCGCCATCAACCGCGATCCCGAGGCGCCCATCTTCGAGGTGGCGAGCTACGGCCTCGTCGGCGACCTGTTCAAGATCATCCCGGCGCTGACCAGCAAGCTCAGGGCGCTCAAGGCCGCCCGCTCCAAGGCGTGA
- a CDS encoding type 1 glutamine amidotransferase yields the protein MFLIVQNDPLCPAGGLLPLLDSSGHPYRSLAAFAAEPFPDPESLTGIVVLGGEMGVHDTAGHPHLVRVLDFIDAALKAGTPLLGICLGGQLLSHAAGGVVSSPSPHREMGICGVDLNATGSGDPLFAGVPTPFVTFQLHNDSFTVPPGGTLLASSAACPAQAFRLPGCVYGVQFHPEVDRPIVDQWDGLFTPRADYLSGFIAAEAEFNAASHAILANFISLAATARLS from the coding sequence ATGTTCCTGATCGTGCAAAACGACCCGCTCTGCCCTGCCGGCGGATTGCTGCCTCTGCTGGATAGCTCCGGGCACCCCTACCGGTCCCTGGCGGCCTTTGCGGCGGAGCCTTTTCCCGACCCGGAGAGCCTCACCGGCATCGTGGTGCTCGGCGGGGAGATGGGGGTGCATGACACGGCCGGGCACCCGCACCTCGTACGCGTTCTGGATTTCATCGATGCCGCCCTGAAGGCCGGGACTCCCCTTCTGGGCATCTGCCTGGGGGGGCAGCTCCTCTCCCACGCGGCCGGCGGGGTGGTGAGCTCCCCTTCTCCTCATCGTGAAATGGGGATCTGCGGGGTCGACCTGAACGCCACGGGGAGCGGCGACCCGCTCTTCGCCGGGGTGCCCACCCCCTTCGTCACCTTCCAGCTCCATAACGACAGCTTCACCGTCCCACCCGGAGGCACGCTCCTCGCCAGTTCCGCCGCCTGTCCGGCCCAGGCCTTCAGGCTCCCGGGATGCGTCTACGGGGTCCAGTTCCACCCCGAGGTGGACCGCCCCATCGTCGACCAATGGGACGGCCTGTTCACCCCGCGGGCCGACTATCTCTCCGGCTTCATCGCCGCTGAAGCCGAATTCAACGCCGCCTCCCACGCCATCCTGGCCAACTTCATCTCCCTCGCCGCGACAGCCCGTCTTTCTTGA
- a CDS encoding putative bifunctional diguanylate cyclase/phosphodiesterase, translating to MLTRKSKRVTPLVMVVDDDQAVRMLARETLENSGFSVRDAETGEQALDDFVAHAPDLVLLDVMLPGVDGFTVCSAIRRTEGGRDTPVLMMTGLDDLESIDCAYDVGATDFITKPINWHILGYRVSYMLRASSALEQLRESRAGLAHAQSLAHIGSWEWDLTTGEIRCSEEVYSICCIDPSHRDGNPILDPVHHQDRAFVQGSIDDAIAKRAPLSFDYRITLDGGERTLHAELVTVLDEEGEAVCLTGTIQDITERKRAEEQIRLLAYYDALTGLPNRRFFQQQLEQALVFANRNDRMLAVLFLDLDRFKLVNDTLGHGVGDRLLQDVADRLLRCVRRSDCLARAEDDCPPSLVSRLGGDEFTIMLSDIEHFQDVAKVARRILDAVSVPYSLEGQEVFVSTSIGISLYPFDATTASDLIRNADGAMYQAKEQGRNGYQIYDESMNAKALERIILESQLHKALKDEEFEVYYQPQVSCRTGEVVGIEALVRWNSKELGVVEPGRFLPLAEEIGLVIQIDQWVMREACRQHKLWIDQGLPPVTIAVNISGQQFLKNELLDTVTAVLERSGLEPGLLELELTEGVLMAHTERTVKTLEALKGMGVRLAIDDFGTGFSSLSYLKRFPLDVLKIDRTFINDITSDPDDAAITLATIEMAHTLKLQVIAEGVETQAQLEFLTRNRCDMYQGYLFSKPMRPEEYPRLFLSHHADHAAPDHATPDPVTT from the coding sequence ATGCTGACCAGGAAGAGCAAGCGCGTGACGCCGCTGGTCATGGTGGTGGACGACGACCAGGCCGTGCGGATGCTGGCCCGGGAGACCCTGGAAAATTCCGGGTTCTCGGTGCGCGACGCGGAGACCGGCGAGCAGGCACTCGATGATTTCGTCGCCCATGCTCCCGACCTCGTGCTCCTGGATGTGATGCTGCCGGGGGTGGACGGGTTCACCGTCTGCAGCGCCATCCGGCGCACCGAAGGGGGGCGCGACACCCCCGTGTTGATGATGACGGGGCTGGACGACCTGGAATCCATCGACTGCGCCTACGATGTCGGCGCCACCGACTTCATCACCAAGCCCATCAACTGGCACATCCTGGGGTACCGGGTGAGCTACATGCTGCGGGCCAGCAGCGCATTGGAGCAGCTCAGGGAGAGCCGGGCGGGGCTCGCCCACGCCCAGAGCCTCGCCCACATAGGCTCCTGGGAATGGGACCTCACCACCGGCGAGATCCGCTGCTCGGAAGAGGTGTACAGCATCTGCTGCATCGACCCCAGCCACCGCGACGGCAACCCCATCCTCGACCCGGTGCACCACCAGGATCGCGCCTTCGTGCAGGGCTCCATAGACGACGCCATCGCCAAACGCGCCCCCTTGAGCTTCGATTACCGCATCACCCTGGACGGGGGGGAGCGGACCCTGCACGCCGAGCTGGTGACCGTGCTGGACGAGGAGGGGGAGGCCGTCTGCCTGACCGGCACCATCCAGGACATCACCGAGCGCAAGCGGGCCGAGGAGCAGATCCGCCTCCTTGCCTACTACGACGCCCTGACCGGGCTCCCCAACCGCCGTTTCTTCCAGCAGCAGCTGGAGCAGGCGCTCGTGTTCGCCAACCGTAACGACCGGATGCTGGCCGTGCTGTTCCTCGACCTGGACCGCTTCAAACTGGTCAACGACACCCTGGGGCACGGCGTGGGGGACCGGCTGCTGCAGGACGTGGCCGACCGCCTGCTGCGCTGCGTTCGCAGAAGCGACTGCCTGGCGCGCGCCGAGGACGACTGCCCACCGTCGCTGGTGTCGCGCCTTGGCGGGGACGAGTTCACCATCATGCTCTCGGACATCGAGCACTTTCAGGACGTGGCCAAGGTGGCCCGGCGCATCCTGGACGCGGTGTCGGTTCCCTATTCGCTGGAGGGGCAGGAGGTCTTCGTCTCCACCAGCATCGGCATCAGCCTCTACCCCTTCGATGCGACCACGGCCAGCGACCTGATCAGAAACGCGGACGGCGCCATGTATCAGGCCAAGGAGCAGGGGAGAAACGGCTACCAGATCTATGACGAATCGATGAACGCGAAGGCGCTGGAACGGATCATTCTGGAGAGCCAGTTGCACAAGGCGCTCAAGGATGAGGAATTCGAGGTGTACTACCAGCCCCAGGTCAGCTGCCGGACCGGGGAGGTGGTGGGGATAGAGGCGCTGGTGCGCTGGAACAGTAAGGAGCTTGGCGTGGTCGAGCCGGGACGGTTCCTTCCCCTGGCCGAGGAGATCGGGCTGGTGATCCAGATCGACCAATGGGTGATGCGGGAGGCGTGCCGTCAGCACAAGCTCTGGATCGACCAGGGGCTGCCGCCGGTCACCATCGCCGTCAACATCTCCGGCCAGCAGTTTCTGAAGAACGAGCTGCTGGACACGGTAACCGCGGTGCTCGAGCGAAGCGGTCTGGAGCCGGGGCTGCTGGAGCTGGAACTCACCGAAGGGGTGCTTATGGCGCACACCGAGCGGACCGTCAAGACTCTCGAGGCGCTCAAGGGGATGGGGGTGCGCCTGGCCATCGACGATTTCGGCACCGGTTTTTCTTCCCTTTCCTATCTGAAACGCTTCCCGCTCGACGTGCTGAAGATTGACCGGACCTTCATCAACGACATCACCAGCGATCCCGATGACGCGGCCATCACCCTCGCCACCATAGAGATGGCGCACACCCTGAAGCTGCAGGTGATCGCGGAAGGTGTGGAGACCCAGGCGCAGCTTGAATTTCTCACCAGGAACCGTTGCGACATGTACCAGGGCTATCTTTTCAGCAAGCCGATGCGCCCCGAGGAGTACCCCCGCCTGTTCCTTTCCCACCATGCCGACCACGCTGCCCCTGATCACGCCACGCCTGATCCCGTCACCACCTGA
- a CDS encoding CapA family protein, producing MGDIMMGSDFPTPKLPPRDGRDLFAAVAPYLRRADIALGNLEGPLCSEETPAKEPLAGRRYLFRTPPSYAKNLKEAGFSILSLANNHARDFGGAGLESTRKALSGAGVQFSSKKGEIARFDLHGVRVAVIALAYGPPPRSIVFPAQPLQEIERAASEYDVVILSIHAGAEGRGALHVAPGEERFLEESRGDLVRFAHDAIARGADLVLAHGPHVPRALELYRGRLIAYSLGNFATYGGVSVVGESGLAPLLTVELAADGSFIGGNIDSFRQFRYTGPQPDPKRRALRLMRRLSAEDFPDSPLVFGDGGRIGVKQPVRP from the coding sequence GTGGGCGACATCATGATGGGAAGCGACTTCCCGACCCCCAAGCTGCCACCACGCGACGGCCGGGATCTCTTCGCCGCGGTCGCCCCCTACCTGCGCCGCGCCGACATCGCCCTGGGGAACCTGGAGGGGCCGCTTTGCAGCGAGGAAACCCCGGCAAAAGAGCCGCTTGCCGGGCGACGTTACCTGTTCCGCACGCCGCCTTCCTACGCGAAGAACCTCAAGGAAGCCGGTTTCTCTATCCTTTCCCTGGCCAACAACCACGCCCGCGACTTCGGCGGGGCAGGGCTTGAATCGACCCGGAAGGCGCTCTCCGGGGCCGGGGTGCAGTTCTCCAGCAAGAAAGGGGAGATCGCCCGCTTCGACCTGCACGGGGTCCGCGTCGCCGTGATCGCGCTCGCCTACGGCCCGCCGCCGCGCTCCATCGTCTTTCCGGCACAGCCCCTGCAGGAGATCGAACGGGCGGCGAGCGAGTACGACGTGGTGATCCTCTCCATCCATGCCGGTGCCGAGGGGAGGGGGGCGCTGCACGTGGCCCCCGGCGAGGAGCGTTTCCTGGAGGAATCGCGCGGAGACCTGGTGCGCTTCGCACATGACGCCATCGCGCGGGGCGCCGACCTGGTGCTCGCCCACGGGCCGCACGTGCCGCGCGCCCTTGAGTTGTACCGGGGGAGACTCATCGCCTACAGCCTCGGGAACTTCGCCACCTACGGCGGCGTGAGCGTCGTAGGCGAGAGCGGACTGGCCCCGCTTCTGACCGTGGAGCTTGCCGCAGACGGCTCCTTCATCGGAGGGAACATCGATTCGTTCCGGCAGTTCCGTTACACGGGTCCCCAGCCCGACCCCAAGCGCCGCGCCCTGCGCCTGATGCGCAGACTTTCGGCCGAGGACTTCCCTGACTCGCCGCTGGTCTTCGGTGACGGGGGACGGATCGGGGTAAAACAACCGGTGCGGCCGTAA
- a CDS encoding P-II family nitrogen regulator, producing MKLIEAIIKPFKLDEVKDALNEIGIEGITVSEVKGYGRQKGHTELYRGAEYVVDFIPKVKLEIVVADELAAKAVATIEDTAKTGRIGDGKIFILALEEAVRIRTGEKGDEAI from the coding sequence ATGAAGCTGATAGAGGCAATCATCAAGCCGTTCAAACTGGACGAGGTGAAAGACGCCCTCAACGAGATCGGAATCGAGGGGATCACCGTGAGCGAGGTGAAGGGGTACGGACGTCAGAAGGGGCACACCGAATTGTACCGTGGCGCCGAGTACGTCGTGGACTTCATCCCCAAGGTGAAACTGGAAATCGTCGTGGCCGACGAACTGGCTGCGAAGGCCGTGGCCACCATCGAGGATACCGCCAAGACCGGCAGGATTGGCGACGGCAAGATCTTCATCCTCGCCCTCGAAGAAGCCGTCCGCATCAGGACCGGTGAGAAGGGCGACGAGGCGATCTAG
- a CDS encoding response regulator, which produces MKLSWPGKSSLKSRLVKLLLGCDTLLLLCLTLSFVCYHSLALPPAAGQSRLLLFTSLQLTLSLLGVMGLAALLSQRIDWTISEPIRDLSRKMEIVSRSQDYRVRVERTGEDELAVLFACFNNMLAEISVRDERLALHSEELELEVAERTLELSEVNRQLEASLESVREAMQSAQSANRAKSDFLAQMSHEIRTPMYGVLGMTELLLGTDLTKEQARYVDTVRRSGEALLSIINNILDFSKIEAGHMELEQIPFDLHQLASDAIAICAEDAARKGLELTLELEPGLPRMFLGDPGRLRQVVVNLLGNAVKFTMKGSVRLSLTVAAPPALVRFSVEDTGIGIAPDAQQRIFNQFTQGDESMTRKYGGTGLGLAIARQLTELMGGALELESEPGRGSRFSFTAVLQPHEELPRPERCCTALRGKRVLLATDDERTRGGIEGELSSWGVDLECVGDAPEAFCRIVTAPFDLALLDHHLAGTDGIELAATIRTAPAGRSVRIMLLTEREEESGDPRLTETDATSFPRCQLGQEGLYHALVAALGMDDEERLATGCCGGPPPRPRQVLLVEDNVVNQEVGRGMLESLGCRVKVVEDGAAAVSEVQRSSYDIVFMDCQMPVLDGLEATRRIRAWEQGSDNRVPIIALTAYAMPGDRVACLEAGADDYLSKPFTCDEIAKAMDRQLQGAVTVLAEGEGGSPKPLEVISHDKMSGALEMIRTLPGNRGVEILRKVVELYLSSTPALLQTMREAESGGDAEKLKAAAHSFKSSSANLGALRLAGVCMELESLGRAGSTEGALPLLHQVEEEYRLVRDALRGGPLC; this is translated from the coding sequence GTGAAGCTTTCGTGGCCGGGAAAAAGCTCCCTCAAGTCCAGACTGGTCAAACTTCTCCTCGGCTGTGACACGCTGCTGCTTCTCTGTCTCACCCTCAGTTTCGTCTGCTACCACTCCCTCGCCTTGCCTCCCGCAGCCGGACAGTCGCGGCTGCTCCTTTTCACCTCTTTGCAGCTCACCCTGTCTCTGCTCGGAGTGATGGGGCTCGCCGCGCTCCTCTCCCAGCGTATCGATTGGACCATCTCGGAACCTATCCGGGACCTGAGCAGGAAAATGGAGATCGTCTCCAGAAGCCAGGACTACCGCGTCAGGGTGGAACGTACCGGCGAGGACGAACTTGCCGTCCTGTTCGCCTGCTTCAACAACATGCTCGCCGAGATATCGGTCCGGGACGAGCGGCTCGCCCTGCACTCCGAGGAGCTGGAACTGGAGGTGGCGGAACGGACCCTTGAATTGTCGGAGGTGAACCGGCAGCTCGAGGCGAGCCTCGAGAGCGTGCGGGAAGCGATGCAGAGCGCGCAGTCCGCAAACCGCGCCAAGTCCGACTTCCTGGCGCAGATGAGCCACGAGATCAGGACCCCTATGTACGGCGTCCTCGGCATGACCGAGCTCCTGCTGGGGACCGACCTGACCAAGGAGCAGGCCCGTTACGTGGACACGGTGCGGCGCTCCGGCGAGGCGCTCCTTTCCATCATCAACAACATCCTTGATTTCTCCAAGATCGAGGCCGGACACATGGAGCTGGAACAGATCCCCTTCGACCTGCACCAGTTGGCCTCCGACGCGATCGCCATCTGCGCCGAGGACGCGGCCAGAAAAGGGCTGGAGCTCACCCTGGAACTGGAGCCGGGGCTGCCGCGCATGTTCCTGGGAGACCCGGGGAGGCTGCGCCAGGTAGTGGTGAACCTTTTGGGCAACGCAGTGAAATTCACCATGAAGGGGTCGGTGCGCCTCTCGTTGACGGTTGCCGCCCCCCCGGCCCTGGTGCGGTTCAGCGTCGAGGACACCGGCATCGGTATCGCCCCCGACGCGCAGCAGCGCATCTTCAACCAGTTCACCCAGGGTGACGAGTCCATGACCCGAAAGTACGGCGGCACCGGGCTCGGGCTGGCCATCGCCCGGCAGCTCACCGAACTGATGGGGGGAGCCCTGGAACTGGAGAGCGAGCCGGGTCGCGGTTCCCGCTTCAGCTTCACGGCAGTGCTGCAACCGCACGAGGAACTCCCACGCCCTGAGCGCTGCTGTACGGCCCTGCGCGGAAAGAGGGTGCTGCTGGCCACCGACGACGAGCGGACCCGGGGCGGGATCGAGGGGGAGCTCTCTTCGTGGGGAGTGGATCTGGAATGCGTGGGTGACGCACCAGAGGCCTTTTGCCGCATAGTGACCGCTCCCTTCGACCTCGCGCTGCTGGACCACCACCTGGCCGGCACGGACGGGATTGAACTGGCCGCCACCATCCGCACCGCGCCGGCCGGACGCTCGGTGCGCATCATGCTGCTCACGGAGCGTGAAGAGGAGTCGGGCGACCCCAGGCTGACCGAAACCGATGCGACCTCGTTCCCCAGGTGCCAGCTTGGGCAGGAGGGGCTCTATCATGCTCTGGTGGCGGCTCTGGGGATGGACGACGAGGAACGGCTGGCCACCGGGTGCTGCGGCGGGCCTCCTCCGCGGCCGCGCCAGGTGCTCCTCGTGGAAGACAACGTGGTGAACCAGGAGGTGGGAAGGGGGATGCTGGAGAGCCTGGGATGCCGGGTCAAGGTGGTGGAGGACGGCGCCGCTGCAGTGAGTGAGGTGCAGCGCAGCAGCTACGACATCGTCTTCATGGACTGCCAGATGCCGGTGCTGGACGGCCTCGAGGCGACCCGGCGGATCAGGGCCTGGGAGCAGGGGAGCGACAACCGTGTCCCCATCATTGCGCTCACCGCCTACGCCATGCCGGGAGACCGTGTGGCGTGTCTGGAGGCGGGGGCGGATGACTACCTTTCCAAGCCCTTCACCTGCGACGAGATCGCCAAGGCGATGGACCGGCAGCTGCAGGGGGCGGTGACGGTTCTCGCCGAGGGGGAAGGGGGTTCCCCGAAGCCGTTGGAGGTGATCTCCCACGACAAGATGAGCGGCGCACTGGAGATGATTCGCACGCTCCCAGGGAACCGTGGTGTGGAGATCCTGCGCAAGGTGGTGGAGCTGTACCTGTCCAGCACGCCAGCTCTTCTGCAGACCATGCGCGAGGCCGAGTCGGGAGGGGACGCCGAGAAGCTCAAGGCGGCGGCGCACAGCTTCAAGTCCAGCAGCGCAAACCTCGGCGCACTGCGTCTGGCCGGGGTCTGCATGGAACTTGAGAGTCTCGGCCGTGCCGGCTCCACGGAAGGAGCCTTGCCGTTGTTGCACCAGGTCGAGGAGGAGTACCGGCTGGTGCGCGACGCGTTGAGGGGAGGGCCGCTATGCTGA
- a CDS encoding electron transfer flavoprotein subunit beta/FixA family protein → MLVVVCVKQVPDTTQVQIDPVTNTLIREGVPFIVNPYDTHAVEEALRFKDRFGCRVAAISMGPPNAEATLRKALAQGVDRAVLLSDRTFGGADTLATSKVLAAAIEKLAREEEVGVVICGKQTIDGDTAQVGPGIATRLNFSQLTLVDRVDELDLTGKKIRVSRKLEGRHEHVEAPLPVLLTVVRELNRPRYPTVAMRLESADAQVEVWDNKVLQLDVNGIGLKGSPTWVSRIFSPERAKGEMLGDGVHDPEGAAQLLIDKMLEKDLLAL, encoded by the coding sequence ATGCTCGTAGTGGTATGTGTTAAGCAAGTCCCCGACACAACGCAGGTACAGATCGATCCCGTCACCAACACCCTGATCCGCGAGGGCGTCCCCTTCATCGTAAACCCCTACGACACCCATGCCGTCGAGGAGGCGCTGCGCTTCAAGGACCGCTTCGGCTGCCGCGTGGCGGCCATCTCCATGGGTCCCCCCAACGCCGAGGCGACGCTTAGAAAGGCGCTGGCCCAGGGGGTGGACCGTGCCGTCCTCCTCTCCGACCGGACCTTCGGCGGCGCCGATACCCTTGCCACCAGCAAGGTGCTCGCCGCGGCGATCGAGAAGCTCGCCCGGGAAGAGGAGGTTGGGGTGGTGATCTGCGGCAAGCAGACCATCGACGGCGACACGGCGCAGGTGGGGCCCGGCATCGCCACCCGTCTTAACTTCTCCCAGCTCACCCTGGTGGACCGGGTCGACGAACTCGACCTCACCGGCAAGAAGATCCGGGTGAGCCGTAAGCTGGAAGGGCGCCACGAGCACGTGGAGGCGCCGCTGCCGGTGCTCCTCACCGTGGTGCGCGAGTTGAACCGCCCGCGCTACCCGACCGTCGCCATGCGTCTCGAGTCGGCGGACGCCCAGGTCGAGGTCTGGGACAACAAGGTGCTGCAGCTCGACGTGAACGGCATCGGCCTCAAGGGCTCCCCCACCTGGGTGAGCCGCATCTTCTCCCCCGAGCGGGCCAAGGGTGAGATGCTGGGGGACGGCGTGCACGATCCGGAAGGGGCGGCGCAGCTGCTGATCGACAAGATGCTGGAGAAGGACCTCCTGGCTCTCTAA
- a CDS encoding (Fe-S)-binding protein: protein MMPQTAIFTMLLVASLLFFCWSVYRRFSLVCFGQPEERLDQPARRLSEMFLYAFGQLRVLRKPFGLNHFVIFWSFMILALANGEFLVNGVFPSVSLALLPEGVHRVLLFAFDVVSLLTLVAISFSFIRRLVVKPPYLDSLYVKGKSPEAFLILSFIALLMLAYFGLHGSLIALSLENDPSAMPVSALVASWLAPHASLLPKVQVISWWLHAFVLFAFICFLPHSKHMHILTAIPNCYLGALTWPATQPREKFEKGAVYGVGTVERFTWKDLFDSFSCTECGRCQAACPATTTGKPLNPRQIVHAIKTNLLENSHALREGRSGTLPLIGDEGEGTNTEEAIWSCTTCGACMEACPVLIEQMPKIIKMRRHLVETESRFPEELLNLFENMEQRSNPWGIAPGERAKWVSTLPVKPFVAGETEYLLYVGCAGSFDSRAKQVTVALATVLNAAGVSWGILGKDEKCCGDSLRRLGNEYLFEKMALENVETFRERGVTKVITLCPHCLTTLKNDYRQYGLELEVVHQSELIAELIAGGRIALDKKDDSFGRIAYHDPCYLGRHNDIFDAPRALVQASTGSTAVEAERHGRNSFCCGAGGGRMWMEEFTGERVNHARVDELLAQKPDTICVACPYCMTMVEDGLKDKGAGQVRVKDVVEVLAEGLLRKNA, encoded by the coding sequence ATGATGCCGCAAACCGCTATCTTCACGATGCTCCTGGTCGCATCGCTCCTCTTCTTCTGCTGGAGCGTGTACCGCCGCTTCTCGCTGGTCTGTTTCGGCCAGCCGGAAGAGAGGCTGGACCAGCCGGCACGCCGTCTCTCCGAGATGTTCCTGTACGCCTTCGGCCAGTTGCGCGTGCTGAGAAAGCCTTTCGGCCTGAACCACTTCGTGATCTTCTGGTCCTTCATGATCCTGGCGCTCGCGAACGGCGAGTTCCTGGTCAACGGGGTCTTCCCGTCGGTGAGCCTCGCCCTGCTGCCGGAAGGGGTGCACCGGGTGCTGCTCTTCGCCTTCGACGTGGTGTCGCTGCTCACCCTGGTCGCCATCTCCTTCTCCTTCATAAGGCGCCTGGTGGTGAAGCCCCCCTACCTGGACAGCCTCTACGTCAAGGGGAAAAGCCCCGAGGCGTTCCTGATCCTCTCCTTCATCGCGCTTTTGATGCTGGCCTACTTCGGCCTGCACGGCTCGCTGATCGCCCTAAGTCTGGAGAACGATCCTTCGGCCATGCCGGTGTCGGCCCTGGTCGCCTCCTGGCTCGCGCCGCACGCGTCCCTGCTCCCCAAGGTGCAGGTCATATCCTGGTGGCTGCACGCCTTCGTCCTCTTCGCCTTCATCTGCTTCCTGCCGCACTCGAAGCATATGCACATCCTCACCGCCATCCCCAACTGCTACCTGGGGGCCCTCACCTGGCCGGCAACCCAGCCGCGCGAGAAGTTCGAGAAGGGGGCGGTCTACGGGGTGGGGACGGTGGAGCGTTTCACCTGGAAGGACCTCTTCGACTCCTTCTCCTGCACCGAGTGCGGCCGTTGCCAGGCCGCCTGTCCGGCCACCACCACCGGCAAGCCGTTGAACCCGCGCCAGATCGTGCACGCCATCAAGACCAATCTCCTGGAGAACAGTCACGCGCTCAGGGAGGGGAGAAGCGGTACGCTCCCCTTGATCGGGGACGAAGGGGAAGGGACCAACACCGAGGAAGCCATCTGGTCCTGCACCACCTGCGGCGCCTGCATGGAGGCCTGTCCGGTGCTGATCGAGCAGATGCCCAAGATCATCAAGATGCGGCGCCACCTGGTGGAGACAGAGTCGAGGTTCCCCGAGGAACTCTTGAACCTGTTCGAGAACATGGAGCAGCGCTCCAACCCCTGGGGCATCGCCCCAGGCGAGCGCGCGAAGTGGGTATCCACCCTTCCAGTCAAGCCGTTCGTCGCCGGCGAGACCGAGTACCTCCTCTACGTTGGGTGCGCCGGTTCCTTCGACTCCCGCGCCAAGCAGGTTACCGTTGCGCTCGCCACCGTCTTGAACGCGGCCGGGGTGTCGTGGGGCATTCTCGGCAAGGACGAGAAGTGCTGCGGCGATTCGCTGAGGAGGCTCGGCAACGAGTACCTCTTCGAGAAGATGGCCCTGGAGAATGTGGAAACCTTCCGCGAGCGCGGCGTCACCAAGGTGATCACCCTCTGCCCGCACTGTCTCACCACCTTGAAGAACGATTATCGCCAGTACGGTCTCGAACTCGAGGTGGTACACCAGAGCGAACTGATCGCGGAGTTGATCGCCGGGGGGCGCATCGCCCTTGACAAGAAGGACGACAGTTTCGGCCGTATCGCCTACCATGACCCGTGCTACCTCGGGCGCCACAACGACATCTTCGATGCCCCGCGCGCCCTGGTCCAGGCATCGACCGGCAGCACTGCGGTAGAGGCCGAACGCCACGGCAGGAACTCGTTTTGCTGCGGCGCCGGCGGCGGCCGCATGTGGATGGAGGAGTTCACCGGCGAGAGGGTGAACCACGCCCGCGTGGACGAACTCCTGGCCCAGAAGCCGGACACCATATGCGTCGCCTGCCCGTACTGCATGACCATGGTCGAGGATGGCTTGAAGGACAAGGGGGCCGGCCAGGTCCGGGTGAAGGACGTGGTCGAGGTGCTCGCCGAGGGGCTTTTGAGAAAGAACGCGTAG